The following nucleotide sequence is from Arenicella chitinivorans.
CGCTCAAAACTCCGCAACATGGTAAAGTGACTATATCACGCTGGACCCGCAATCCGTTTCCGAATTTGGTGCCAATCTCGACGTAATGTAACAAACAAACCTCAAAATTTGGATTTGCTCGCTGTTGGCGTTGCTCCGCACGATATATAAGACCTATACCGCACAATACGCATGAATGATTTGACCGTAATTCCATCCAATACCACTACGCAGAACACACCACAGTTTCTCAATACGGAGCTGAGTTTATTGTCGTTTCATGAACGCGTATTGAGCATGGCCTTAGATACCCGTGTGCCATTGCTGGAGCGACTCAAATTTTTGTGCATATTCAGCTCCAACATGGATGAGTTTTTCGAAATCCGCGTATCCGGATTGAAAGCCATGGCACAAAGCGCCGTGGCCAACGAAAGCGTGGATGGCATGACACCGCAAATCGCGCTCGACAAAATCAGCGAACGCGCACACCGCTTAGTGGATCTACAGTACAAAACCCTGAATCAACAGGTGCTGCCCGAATTACAAGACTATGGCATCCAGTTTGTGGAAGAACACGAGTGGACCAGCGGTCAAGCGAAATGGATCCGCGCGTACTTCAAACGGGAAGTTCTGCCGATCCTAACCCCGATTCGACTGGACCCGGCTCACCCATTCCCACTGACGATCAATAAAGGCCTAAGCATTGTGGTGGACTTGCACGACCCGGATCGCGATGACGCGCACAATATTGCGATTGTGCCTGCGCCCCGCGCCTTGCCACGCTATATTCGTTTGCCGCCCGAACTGTGCATAAAAGAATACGAATACGTGTATCTGGCGTCGATCATTCAAGCGAATATCCGTAAGTTATTCAGCAATGTGAAGGTATTGGGTTGCTACCAGTTCCGGATCACACGTAATAGCGATCTCTACGTGGACCTTGAAGCGGTGGAAGACTTGGCACGCACGCTAGAAGGTGAGTTACCTCGACGCTTGTACGGCGAAGCCATTCGCCTGGAATTATCGGCCAACTGCCCCAAGAAAATTCTTAACTTTCTCAAAGATAGATTCCAGATATCCGACCAATACATTTATTTGGTGGACGGACCAGCAAATCTCAACCGTTTGATTACCCTGCCAGACCTGGTCAATCGCCCGCAAATCAAATACCAGGGGTTTGCTCCGTCAGCACCTGACAACCTCACACAGCAAAATAATATTTTTGACACCATCAGCCATGGCGATGTCTTGCTACACCACCCTTTCCAGTCATTTGCGCCGGTGGTTGAGCTGTTGCGCCAGGCGGCAAACGATCCAGATGTGTTAGTCATCAAGCAGACGCTCTATCGTACAGGGTCGGAGTCGGTGCTGGTGGAATTGCTTGAGGATGCCGCACGTGCCGGCAAAGAAGTCACGGTTATTGTCGAATTGATGGCACGCTTCGATGAACAAAACAATCTGGACACGGCGCATAAACTGCAATCGGCTGGTGCGCACGTCGTGTACGGCATGGTAGGCAAAAAGACGCATGCCAAAATGCTGATGATTGTGCGTCGCGAACGCAAAAAGCTACGACGCTACGTTCACCTTGGCACGGGCAACTACCATCAA
It contains:
- the ppk1 gene encoding polyphosphate kinase 1 — translated: MNDLTVIPSNTTTQNTPQFLNTELSLLSFHERVLSMALDTRVPLLERLKFLCIFSSNMDEFFEIRVSGLKAMAQSAVANESVDGMTPQIALDKISERAHRLVDLQYKTLNQQVLPELQDYGIQFVEEHEWTSGQAKWIRAYFKREVLPILTPIRLDPAHPFPLTINKGLSIVVDLHDPDRDDAHNIAIVPAPRALPRYIRLPPELCIKEYEYVYLASIIQANIRKLFSNVKVLGCYQFRITRNSDLYVDLEAVEDLARTLEGELPRRLYGEAIRLELSANCPKKILNFLKDRFQISDQYIYLVDGPANLNRLITLPDLVNRPQIKYQGFAPSAPDNLTQQNNIFDTISHGDVLLHHPFQSFAPVVELLRQAANDPDVLVIKQTLYRTGSESVLVELLEDAARAGKEVTVIVELMARFDEQNNLDTAHKLQSAGAHVVYGMVGKKTHAKMLMIVRRERKKLRRYVHLGTGNYHQGNTRIYTDYGLITNDKDITQDVHELFMQLTTQGPNPPLARLFQSPAGISDMLVKRIQREAEHARQGLDSHVIIKANGLSSPVVIHAMYDASQAGVKIELIIRGICCLRPGVEGLSENITVRSVVGRFLEHGRVFYFLNAAAESELYLSSADLMPRNLRNRIEQCTPILDTNIKATILDDLQAYLADNSNAWLMQANGKYIQAIPADPEDPSFNAQQSLLERHADEY